Proteins encoded together in one Streptomyces umbrinus window:
- a CDS encoding ABC transporter ATP-binding protein has protein sequence MESPESREVPRSRGSVLLALRYYGRELARLRWLTVPAMLMPALGNIGINYIAPLIVAKLVGRIAGDAGIDLGSTLPYVLGFAGALLLAEILWRIGLHCLNRLAARGIERLYVVGMDELFAKDAAFFHDNFAGALTKRVLSFASRFEEFVDTLTFQVVASLVPLVFGSVVLWRYEPLLVVGLLTMIAFTALLVVPLIRRRQALVDKREEAIARVAGHVADSLMNMDTVRAFAAEEREAAEHRSRVAQSRRLTLRSWDYGNLRIDTLVAPMSVLTNALGLLLAVALGGGRLGVEAVVVAFTYYTNATRIMFEFNQIYRRLESAMTEASQFTELLLAPPTVLDPATPAPLPGAADVRFEQVTFAHGGAEPLFEDLDLAVPSGTKIGLVGRSGGGKTTLTRLLLRMTDIDAGRILIGGQDISRLRQADLRGLIAYVPQDPAMFHRTLRENIAFARPDATDAEIRRAAEAAHVAEFADALPDGFDTMVGERGVKLSGGQRQRVALARAILRDAPILLLDEATSALDSESEILVQEALWRLMEGRTALVVAHRLSTVATMDRLVVLDRGRIIEQGTHQELLASEGAYAKLWQHQSGGFLDEDAIDPLDDPLDGSPARADLR, from the coding sequence ATGGAATCGCCCGAATCGCGAGAGGTTCCGCGGAGCAGGGGCTCGGTGCTCCTGGCACTCCGGTACTACGGACGGGAGTTGGCCCGGTTACGGTGGCTGACGGTACCCGCGATGCTGATGCCCGCACTGGGCAACATCGGCATCAACTACATTGCGCCGCTGATCGTCGCGAAGCTCGTCGGCCGCATCGCCGGTGACGCCGGTATCGACCTCGGCTCGACGCTGCCGTACGTTCTCGGCTTCGCCGGTGCCCTGCTGCTCGCGGAAATACTGTGGCGCATCGGCCTGCACTGTCTGAACCGCCTTGCCGCCCGCGGTATCGAGCGGCTGTACGTGGTCGGCATGGACGAGCTCTTCGCCAAGGACGCGGCGTTCTTCCACGACAACTTCGCCGGGGCGCTGACCAAGCGGGTGCTGAGCTTCGCCTCCCGCTTCGAGGAGTTCGTCGACACCCTGACGTTCCAGGTCGTGGCCAGTCTGGTGCCGCTCGTGTTCGGGTCGGTGGTGCTGTGGCGCTATGAACCGCTGCTCGTTGTGGGCCTGTTGACGATGATCGCGTTCACGGCGCTGCTCGTGGTGCCCCTCATCCGTCGCCGTCAGGCGCTCGTCGACAAGCGCGAGGAGGCGATCGCCAGGGTGGCGGGCCACGTCGCCGACAGCCTGATGAACATGGACACGGTCCGGGCGTTCGCGGCCGAGGAACGGGAGGCGGCCGAGCACCGCTCCCGCGTCGCGCAGTCGCGGCGGCTCACGCTGAGGTCGTGGGACTACGGCAACCTGCGCATCGACACGCTGGTCGCGCCCATGTCCGTACTGACCAACGCGCTCGGCCTGTTGCTCGCGGTCGCGCTCGGCGGGGGGCGGCTCGGCGTGGAGGCGGTCGTGGTCGCCTTCACGTACTACACGAACGCGACGCGGATCATGTTCGAGTTCAACCAGATCTACCGCCGCCTGGAGAGCGCGATGACGGAGGCCTCGCAGTTCACCGAACTGCTGCTGGCGCCGCCGACCGTGCTCGACCCGGCGACACCGGCGCCGCTGCCCGGGGCCGCCGACGTCCGCTTCGAGCAGGTGACCTTCGCCCACGGGGGCGCGGAGCCGCTCTTCGAGGACCTCGACCTGGCCGTGCCCAGTGGGACGAAGATCGGCCTCGTCGGACGGTCCGGCGGCGGCAAGACCACGCTCACCCGGCTGCTGCTGAGGATGACGGACATCGACGCCGGCCGGATCCTGATCGGTGGCCAGGACATCAGCAGGCTGCGCCAGGCCGACCTGCGCGGTCTGATCGCCTACGTACCGCAGGACCCGGCGATGTTCCACCGCACGCTGCGGGAGAACATCGCGTTCGCCCGGCCGGACGCCACCGACGCCGAGATCCGCCGGGCGGCCGAGGCGGCGCACGTCGCGGAGTTCGCCGACGCGCTGCCGGACGGCTTCGACACCATGGTGGGCGAGCGCGGTGTGAAGCTGTCCGGCGGACAGCGCCAGCGGGTCGCTCTCGCGAGGGCGATCCTGCGCGACGCGCCGATCCTGCTGCTCGACGAGGCAACCAGCGCGCTGGACTCCGAGAGCGAGATCCTCGTCCAGGAGGCGCTGTGGCGGCTCATGGAGGGGCGGACGGCGCTCGTGGTGGCGCACCGGCTGAGCACGGTCGCCACCATGGACCGACTCGTCGTCCTCGACCGCGGACGGATCATCGAGCAGGGCACGCACCAGGAGCTGCTCGCGTCGGAGGGCGCGTACGCGAAGCTGTGGCAGCACCAGTCGGGCGGCTTCCTCGACGAGGACGCCATCGACCCCCTCGACGACCCTCTCGACGGCAGCCCCGCCCGGGCCGACCTGCGCTGA
- a CDS encoding SCO2400 family protein produces MDYCSSCRRHLNGALVCPGCGAYAPDIAPITAGGHTVPATSTGAGTPPARDAAPADTWHDDRPHATAGGAAITAAMSEHPRTGPGNDLVPVPSAPQGRAARRRQRARWKKNQRRAVVATAVALVGGGLTVSVMDQQSGDRAQAATAPESTGTDTDIAEKPSTPYTPPSRTRPDSGASSPTSSAPERPSRQRTAAPPQSTPSNLRPDSAAPPRGTTTEESAPQPQTTSPSAEDTASDRNEAQPSQTPTPSATEPSSQPPQTSPAPTATSPSQICLLVVCLG; encoded by the coding sequence ATGGACTACTGCTCCTCCTGCCGCCGGCATCTCAATGGCGCCCTGGTGTGTCCAGGGTGCGGTGCCTACGCCCCGGACATCGCCCCGATCACCGCCGGCGGTCACACCGTCCCGGCCACCTCGACGGGGGCGGGCACACCGCCCGCACGGGATGCCGCCCCGGCGGACACATGGCACGACGACCGGCCGCACGCCACGGCCGGCGGGGCAGCGATCACGGCGGCCATGAGCGAGCACCCGCGGACCGGTCCGGGCAACGACCTCGTACCCGTGCCGTCCGCCCCTCAGGGACGGGCGGCACGGCGTCGCCAGCGGGCCCGCTGGAAGAAGAACCAGCGCCGGGCCGTGGTGGCGACCGCCGTCGCACTCGTCGGAGGCGGCCTGACGGTGTCCGTGATGGACCAGCAGTCCGGTGACCGGGCACAGGCGGCCACGGCGCCCGAGTCCACGGGCACGGATACGGACATCGCCGAGAAGCCGTCGACGCCGTACACGCCGCCGAGCAGGACGCGGCCCGACTCGGGCGCCTCCTCCCCCACGTCCTCCGCGCCCGAGCGCCCCAGCCGGCAGCGCACCGCCGCCCCGCCCCAGAGCACGCCCTCGAACCTGCGACCCGACTCGGCCGCCCCGCCGCGCGGTACGACGACCGAGGAGTCGGCCCCTCAGCCGCAGACGACCTCCCCGTCCGCGGAGGACACGGCCTCCGACCGCAACGAGGCGCAGCCCAGCCAGACGCCCACGCCCTCTGCCACCGAGCCGAGTTCGCAGCCGCCGCAGACGAGCCCCGCGCCGACCGCGACCTCGCCGTCGCAGATATGCCTGCTCGTGGTGTGCCTCGGCTGA
- a CDS encoding glycoside hydrolase family 43 protein encodes MRLPDMPLHDPFVVADPKTRAYHLYTSNDPSVSGVDGTGTMVYRSEGLRDWTRPVVVFLAAEQQELWAADGGWAPEVHEWGGRYYLFTTLHNQDRPIPVPPPNQWGVPFQIPAHMRGTITAVSDSLLGPFTVVDPSRPTPPENLMTLDGTLHVDPSGQPWMVYAHEWLQTIDGTMEAIRLAPDLTRTIGEPVLLFKASDASWITEQIPAGLPNQLPPYVTDGPQLHRTPDGSLLMLWSTYEKNVVGRDGSISGGYVQTYATSRSGSITGPWRQHRPLVRDDSGHGMLFHTFDDRLMMILHRPFENARGKLYEMELSGHELRVLRRRADLDGGG; translated from the coding sequence ATGCGCCTTCCCGACATGCCGCTGCACGATCCGTTCGTCGTCGCCGACCCGAAGACGCGCGCCTACCACCTCTACACGTCCAACGACCCTTCCGTGTCGGGCGTGGACGGCACCGGCACGATGGTCTACCGCAGCGAGGGCCTGCGCGACTGGACGCGTCCCGTCGTGGTCTTCCTGGCCGCCGAGCAGCAGGAACTCTGGGCGGCCGACGGCGGATGGGCGCCGGAGGTCCACGAATGGGGCGGCAGGTACTACCTGTTCACCACGCTGCACAACCAGGACAGACCGATTCCGGTTCCTCCGCCGAACCAGTGGGGTGTGCCGTTCCAGATCCCGGCCCACATGCGCGGCACGATCACGGCCGTTTCCGACTCGCTGCTGGGCCCCTTCACCGTCGTCGACCCGTCACGCCCCACCCCACCCGAAAATCTCATGACCCTCGACGGCACGCTCCACGTCGACCCGTCCGGACAGCCCTGGATGGTGTACGCGCACGAGTGGCTGCAGACCATCGACGGAACCATGGAGGCGATCCGCCTGGCCCCGGACCTGACCCGGACGATCGGCGAACCGGTCCTCCTGTTCAAGGCCTCGGACGCGTCCTGGATCACCGAGCAGATCCCCGCCGGCCTGCCGAACCAGCTCCCGCCCTACGTCACCGACGGCCCCCAGCTCCACCGCACCCCTGACGGGTCCCTGCTCATGCTGTGGTCGACGTACGAGAAGAACGTGGTCGGCCGGGACGGGTCCATCAGCGGCGGCTATGTGCAGACCTACGCCACCTCCAGGTCCGGCAGCATCACAGGGCCGTGGCGGCAGCACCGGCCACTGGTCCGCGACGACAGCGGCCACGGCATGCTGTTCCACACCTTCGACGACCGGCTGATGATGATCCTCCACCGCCCCTTCGAGAACGCACGGGGCAAGCTGTACGAGATGGAACTCAGCGGCCACGAGCTGCGCGTGCTCCGCCGACGCGCCGACCTCGACGGCGGCGGCTGA
- a CDS encoding M24 family metallopeptidase: protein MADDEPTRGARLLDAQAKAERLFAEIEERGLVAPGQRERAVSDRVRDLANEMFGTTRHWHKRIVRSGPNTLKPYRENPPDRAIDADDIVFADFGPIFEEYEADFGRTFVLGDDPVKRRLKDDLPKIFAAGQRFFESETGITGKRLYAEVERLATDAGWELGGWHAGHLVGEFPHEWIDGADVESYIAPGNDTPMRRTDKAGRRCHWILEIHLVDQERGFGGFHEELLDLG, encoded by the coding sequence ATGGCGGACGACGAACCCACGCGCGGGGCGCGACTGCTGGACGCTCAGGCGAAGGCCGAGCGGCTCTTCGCGGAGATCGAGGAGCGCGGGCTCGTCGCGCCGGGGCAGCGGGAGCGGGCGGTCAGCGACCGGGTCCGGGATCTGGCGAACGAGATGTTCGGCACGACCCGGCACTGGCACAAGCGGATCGTGCGCTCCGGCCCCAACACGCTGAAGCCGTACCGGGAGAACCCGCCGGACCGTGCGATCGACGCGGACGACATCGTGTTCGCCGACTTCGGACCCATCTTCGAGGAGTACGAGGCCGACTTCGGGCGCACCTTCGTACTGGGCGACGATCCGGTCAAGCGGCGGCTGAAGGACGACCTGCCGAAGATCTTCGCGGCCGGGCAGCGGTTCTTCGAGAGCGAGACCGGCATCACCGGCAAGCGGCTGTACGCCGAGGTCGAGCGGCTCGCCACCGACGCCGGGTGGGAGCTGGGCGGCTGGCACGCCGGGCACCTGGTCGGCGAGTTCCCGCACGAGTGGATCGACGGCGCGGACGTGGAGTCGTACATCGCGCCGGGCAACGACACCCCGATGCGGCGCACCGACAAGGCCGGGCGCCGCTGCCACTGGATCCTGGAGATCCATCTCGTCGACCAGGAGCGCGGGTTCGGCGGCTTCCACGAGGAACTGCTCGACCTGGGCTGA
- a CDS encoding TOBE domain-containing protein, which translates to MHTYRIGDAAALLGVSADTVRRLVDGGRLAAERDGTGRRIIPGPVLAACARQLHRTDRENAGSSARNRLSGIVTDVILGDVSAQVEIQAGPFRVVSLVSRESAEELKLEPGVPAVAVIKSTNVVVERP; encoded by the coding sequence ATGCACACCTACCGGATCGGGGACGCCGCCGCCCTGCTCGGTGTCAGCGCCGACACCGTGAGGCGCCTGGTCGACGGTGGGAGACTCGCCGCCGAACGCGACGGGACGGGCCGCCGGATCATCCCGGGGCCGGTCCTCGCCGCCTGTGCCCGGCAGTTGCACCGCACGGACCGGGAGAACGCCGGCTCCTCGGCCCGCAACCGCCTCTCCGGCATCGTCACGGACGTGATCCTCGGAGACGTGTCCGCGCAGGTGGAGATCCAGGCGGGGCCGTTCCGGGTGGTGTCCCTGGTCAGCCGCGAGTCGGCCGAGGAGTTGAAGCTGGAGCCCGGTGTTCCGGCGGTTGCCGTGATCAAGTCGACCAACGTGGTCGTCGAGAGACCGTAG
- the modA gene encoding molybdate ABC transporter substrate-binding protein yields MTRSARRTRRTLQVAGAGAAALLALSACSSSDDSSTGSDSSTSASSPDKLSGTVTVFAAASLKESFTALGKEFEQEHPGTKVMFSFGGSDSLAASITGGAPADVFASASPKTMAIVTDKGDASGTPATFVRNQLEIATLPGNPDKIASLKDLTKSGLKVVLCDKTVPCGAAAQKALDAGKLKLTPVSYEQDVKAALTKVELKEADAAVVYKTDVNAAGDKVEGVDFPESADAINDYPIVQLKDAPNAEAAEAFIALVQSADGQKVLTEAGFLKP; encoded by the coding sequence ATGACTCGTTCCGCGCGCCGGACCCGCCGGACCCTGCAGGTGGCCGGTGCGGGAGCCGCCGCGTTGCTCGCCCTGAGCGCCTGCTCCTCCTCCGACGACTCGTCGACGGGGTCCGACTCCTCCACGTCGGCGTCCTCGCCGGACAAGCTTTCCGGCACGGTGACCGTGTTCGCCGCGGCCTCTCTGAAGGAGAGCTTCACCGCGCTGGGCAAGGAGTTCGAGCAGGAGCACCCCGGCACGAAGGTGATGTTCAGCTTCGGCGGCAGCGACTCGCTCGCCGCGAGCATCACCGGCGGCGCCCCTGCCGACGTGTTCGCCTCCGCCAGCCCCAAGACGATGGCCATCGTCACGGACAAGGGCGACGCGTCGGGGACGCCCGCCACCTTCGTCCGCAATCAGCTCGAAATCGCCACCCTGCCCGGCAACCCCGACAAGATCGCCTCTCTCAAGGACCTCACCAAGTCGGGCCTGAAGGTCGTGCTCTGCGACAAGACCGTGCCGTGCGGCGCCGCCGCCCAGAAGGCCCTGGACGCCGGCAAGCTCAAGCTCACACCGGTCTCGTACGAGCAGGACGTCAAGGCCGCCCTGACCAAGGTCGAGCTCAAGGAGGCCGACGCGGCCGTCGTCTACAAGACCGATGTGAACGCCGCCGGTGACAAGGTGGAGGGCGTGGACTTCCCCGAGTCGGCCGACGCCATCAACGACTACCCGATCGTCCAGCTGAAGGACGCCCCCAACGCCGAGGCGGCCGAGGCGTTCATCGCGCTCGTGCAGTCCGCCGACGGCCAGAAGGTCCTGACCGAGGCCGGGTTCCTCAAGCCGTGA
- a CDS encoding ABC transporter permease yields the protein MTSPTDAPDKSAAAADTLRGGPRRGRVRTGFGRGVPLPLLVPALLGLAFLVLPLIALLVRTPWHSLPDQLTSPEVWQALKLSLLCATAATAVSLVIGVPLAWLLARVEFPGRGLVRALVTLPLVLPPVVGGVALLMALGRNGIVGQWLDAWFGVTLPFTTAGVVVAEAFVAMPFLVISVEGTLRAADPRYEEAAATLGASRFTAFRRVTLPLIAPGIAAGAVLAWARALGEFGATITFAGNFPGRTQTMPLAVYLALQSDPEAAIALSLVLLAVSVAVLAGLRDRWMTAS from the coding sequence GTGACCTCCCCGACCGACGCGCCCGACAAGTCCGCCGCCGCGGCCGACACCCTCCGGGGTGGGCCGCGGCGCGGGCGCGTCCGGACGGGCTTCGGCCGGGGCGTACCGCTGCCCCTGCTGGTGCCCGCGCTGCTGGGCCTGGCGTTCCTGGTGCTGCCGCTGATCGCCCTGCTGGTCCGCACCCCCTGGCACAGCCTGCCGGACCAGCTGACCAGCCCCGAGGTCTGGCAGGCGCTGAAGCTGTCCCTGCTGTGCGCGACCGCGGCGACCGCCGTGAGCCTGGTGATCGGGGTGCCGCTGGCCTGGCTGCTGGCCCGGGTCGAGTTCCCCGGCCGCGGGCTCGTACGGGCCCTGGTCACGCTGCCGCTCGTCCTGCCCCCGGTGGTGGGCGGTGTGGCACTGCTGATGGCGCTGGGTCGCAACGGCATCGTCGGGCAGTGGCTGGACGCGTGGTTCGGGGTCACGCTGCCGTTCACCACCGCCGGGGTCGTCGTCGCCGAGGCGTTCGTGGCGATGCCGTTCCTGGTCATCAGTGTCGAGGGCACCCTGCGTGCCGCCGATCCGCGCTACGAGGAGGCGGCCGCCACGCTCGGCGCCTCCCGCTTCACCGCCTTCCGCCGCGTCACGCTCCCGCTGATCGCGCCCGGCATCGCGGCGGGCGCGGTCCTGGCCTGGGCGCGGGCGCTCGGCGAGTTCGGCGCGACGATCACCTTCGCGGGCAACTTCCCCGGCCGTACGCAGACCATGCCGCTGGCCGTCTACCTGGCCCTGCAGAGCGATCCCGAGGCGGCCATCGCCCTCAGCCTGGTGCTGCTCGCCGTGTCCGTCGCGGTCCTGGCCGGGCTGCGCGACCGCTGGATGACCGCCTCATGA
- a CDS encoding ABC transporter ATP-binding protein, whose protein sequence is MTHTEKTQKTEKPAYEATGVPGPAPAGLDAHLVVDRGSFRLDVALTAAPGDVVALLGPNGAGKTTALRALAGLTPLTGGHLRLDGAALERTAPESRPVGVVFQDYLLFPHLTALDNVAFGPRCHGSTKAEARAQAAEWLERMGLADHAGARSRRLSGGQAQRVALARALATNPRLLLLDEPLAALDARTRLEVRTQLRRHLAEFEAVAVLVTHDPLDAMVLADRLVVIEDGRIVQEGTPADIARHPRTDYIAHLVGLNLYKGQAEGHTVHVDDGPAITTTEDLTGPVFVAFPPSAVTLYRDRPTGSSARNLWQCEVAGMETHGDQIRADLTGELPLAADLTTMAAAELDLHPGAMVWATVKATQTHAYPA, encoded by the coding sequence ATGACCCACACCGAGAAGACCCAGAAGACCGAGAAGCCCGCGTACGAGGCCACTGGCGTGCCCGGCCCTGCTCCGGCGGGGCTGGACGCCCATCTGGTCGTCGACCGCGGCTCGTTCCGGCTCGACGTGGCGCTGACCGCCGCCCCCGGGGACGTGGTCGCGCTGCTGGGCCCCAACGGCGCCGGAAAGACCACCGCCCTGCGCGCCCTGGCCGGCCTGACGCCGCTCACCGGCGGCCATCTCCGCCTGGACGGTGCGGCGTTGGAGCGTACGGCGCCCGAGTCGCGCCCGGTCGGTGTCGTCTTCCAGGACTACTTGCTCTTCCCGCACCTCACGGCCCTGGACAACGTGGCTTTCGGCCCGCGCTGCCACGGTTCGACCAAGGCGGAGGCCCGCGCGCAGGCCGCCGAGTGGCTGGAGCGGATGGGATTGGCCGACCACGCCGGCGCCAGATCCCGCCGCCTCTCCGGCGGCCAGGCCCAGCGCGTCGCCCTCGCCCGCGCCCTCGCCACCAACCCCCGCCTGCTCCTCCTCGACGAACCCCTCGCCGCCCTCGACGCCCGCACCCGCCTGGAGGTACGGACCCAACTCCGCCGCCACCTCGCCGAGTTCGAGGCCGTCGCCGTACTCGTCACCCACGATCCGCTCGACGCCATGGTCCTGGCCGACCGTCTCGTCGTCATCGAGGACGGCCGCATCGTCCAGGAGGGCACCCCCGCCGACATCGCACGCCATCCGCGCACGGACTACATCGCGCACCTGGTGGGCCTGAACCTCTACAAGGGACAGGCCGAAGGCCACACGGTCCACGTGGACGACGGCCCGGCGATCACCACCACGGAGGATCTGACGGGCCCGGTCTTCGTGGCCTTCCCGCCCAGCGCGGTCACCCTCTACCGGGACCGCCCCACCGGATCCAGCGCCCGCAACCTCTGGCAGTGCGAGGTAGCCGGCATGGAGACCCACGGGGACCAGATCCGGGCCGACCTCACCGGCGAACTCCCCCTCGCCGCCGACCTGACCACCATGGCGGCCGCCGAACTCGACCTCCACCCCGGGGCCATGGTGTGGGCGACGGTCAAGGCGACCCAGACCCACGCCTACCCGGCCTGA
- a CDS encoding TOBE domain-containing protein encodes MSLSIRNQLPGTVTAVTPGEAMATVKVRLDGGQELTAAITLEAVKELGLAEGSAVRALVKSTEISLATGSVDGLSIRNRLRGTVTDIATGGAMASVKVSVDGGNLTSAITKDAVTDLGLGTGTAVTALIKSTEVSLATM; translated from the coding sequence ATGAGTCTGAGCATCCGCAACCAGCTCCCCGGCACCGTCACCGCCGTCACCCCGGGCGAGGCCATGGCGACCGTCAAGGTACGTCTCGACGGCGGGCAGGAACTCACCGCGGCGATCACCTTGGAGGCCGTGAAGGAACTCGGTCTCGCCGAGGGTTCCGCCGTCCGCGCCCTGGTGAAGTCCACCGAGATCTCGCTGGCCACCGGCTCGGTGGACGGCCTGTCCATCCGCAACCGGCTCCGCGGCACGGTCACCGACATCGCCACGGGCGGCGCCATGGCCTCCGTGAAGGTGAGCGTCGACGGCGGCAACCTGACCTCGGCGATCACGAAGGACGCCGTCACCGACCTCGGCCTGGGAACCGGTACCGCCGTCACCGCTCTGATCAAGTCGACCGAGGTGTCGCTCGCGACCATGTGA
- a CDS encoding cytochrome P450 family protein: MTDPLQDPRLFADPYPTYARLRDAAPVRRVPTGSGGRPSYLVTGYAEAREAFADPRLSKNTTRFFAGRPSQRDLHPAVSRNMLATDPPQHARLRALVTKAFTTGAVARMRPYIAGLVDELLDAWPEGGPVDLVASLAVPLPVTVICEMLGVPESDRQLVRTWSSDLFAAGDPRRIDTASHAIGGYMNELVASRRSSPGGMLDDLIAVRDGQDQLTEAELVSLAVLLLVAGHETTTNFIGNAALALLQHPESLARLRAEPQLLGSALDELLRFDSPVGIATFRYSTEELTLGGTVIPEGVPVLIAPGAANRDPDRFPDPDQLDFNRGATGHLAFGHGIHRCLGAPLARAEGELALRAVISRFADIRPAIPAEELEWRHTRLMRGLASLPLTWSRATPRST, encoded by the coding sequence GTGACCGACCCGTTGCAGGATCCGCGGCTCTTCGCCGATCCCTACCCGACCTACGCGCGGCTGCGGGACGCGGCGCCGGTGCGGAGGGTGCCCACCGGTTCAGGAGGGCGCCCCAGCTACCTGGTCACGGGTTACGCGGAGGCCCGGGAGGCATTCGCCGATCCTCGGCTTTCGAAGAACACCACGCGGTTCTTCGCCGGCCGGCCGTCGCAGCGCGACCTCCATCCGGCCGTCTCCCGGAACATGCTTGCCACCGACCCTCCGCAGCACGCACGGCTGCGGGCGCTGGTGACGAAGGCGTTCACCACCGGGGCCGTCGCACGCATGCGCCCCTATATCGCCGGCCTGGTCGACGAGTTGCTCGACGCCTGGCCCGAGGGCGGACCGGTGGACCTCGTCGCGAGCCTCGCCGTCCCTCTGCCGGTCACCGTCATCTGCGAGATGCTGGGGGTACCCGAGTCCGACCGGCAGCTCGTACGCACCTGGTCGAGCGATCTGTTCGCCGCCGGAGACCCCCGACGGATCGACACCGCCTCACATGCCATCGGCGGCTACATGAACGAGCTCGTCGCCTCCAGGCGCAGTTCACCCGGCGGGATGCTCGACGACCTCATCGCCGTACGCGACGGCCAGGATCAGCTGACCGAAGCCGAACTCGTTTCGCTCGCCGTGCTCCTGCTCGTGGCCGGCCACGAGACCACCACCAACTTCATCGGCAACGCCGCCCTGGCGCTTCTCCAGCACCCCGAGTCGCTCGCGCGGTTGAGGGCCGAGCCGCAACTCCTCGGGAGTGCGCTGGACGAGTTGCTGCGCTTCGACTCGCCAGTCGGGATCGCCACGTTCCGCTACAGCACCGAGGAGCTCACACTCGGCGGGACCGTGATTCCCGAAGGCGTTCCGGTACTCATCGCTCCCGGCGCCGCCAACCGCGACCCGGACCGATTTCCCGATCCCGACCAGCTCGATTTCAACCGTGGTGCCACCGGACACCTGGCCTTCGGTCATGGAATCCACAGATGCCTGGGAGCACCCCTTGCGCGAGCCGAAGGCGAACTCGCGCTCCGGGCGGTCATTTCCCGCTTCGCCGACATTCGGCCGGCGATTCCCGCGGAGGAACTGGAATGGCGGCATACGCGATTGATGCGTGGCCTTGCATCCCTGCCTCTCACATGGTCGCGAGCGACACCTCGGTCGACTTGA
- a CDS encoding SigE family RNA polymerase sigma factor, whose amino-acid sequence MEATSHDEFREFVAMRSTALLQLAVLLTGGDRHAAEDLLQIALMKAYGRWAHVEQPEAYVRQVMYRQQVNRWRLRRHRAETTVPVLPESGGDADTESGTELRIALWAALGKLTKRQRAVVVLRYFEDLPEAEVAALLRCPVGTVRSTAYRSLAKLRLLVPELGPENPAEQVQQLSYTPKEVQG is encoded by the coding sequence ATGGAGGCCACAAGTCACGACGAGTTCCGGGAATTCGTAGCGATGCGCTCCACCGCGCTGCTGCAGCTCGCGGTGCTGCTCACCGGCGGGGACCGGCACGCCGCGGAGGATCTGCTGCAGATTGCGCTCATGAAGGCCTACGGGCGCTGGGCTCATGTCGAGCAGCCCGAGGCGTACGTCCGTCAGGTCATGTACCGCCAGCAGGTCAACCGCTGGCGGCTGCGCAGGCACCGCGCCGAGACGACGGTGCCCGTACTGCCCGAGTCCGGCGGCGACGCCGACACCGAGTCGGGCACCGAGCTGCGGATCGCGCTGTGGGCGGCGCTCGGAAAACTGACGAAACGGCAGCGGGCCGTGGTCGTACTGCGTTACTTCGAGGACCTGCCGGAGGCCGAGGTCGCCGCGCTGCTGAGATGTCCGGTCGGCACGGTGCGCAGTACGGCGTACCGGTCGCTCGCCAAGCTCCGGCTGCTCGTACCGGAGCTCGGGCCCGAAAATCCCGCGGAACAGGTGCAGCAGCTCAGTTACACGCCGAAGGAGGTCCAGGGATGA